The DNA window TGCTTTGAACTAGCCATGGTATTTCAGGTCCCTTATGAACCTATATAACTTTTGGTACCCTTGGTAAATGTCCTTAATACACCTTAACAAGTAAGGCATCACCTCGTTCAAGCTCATATACTTACTTTGAACGATTCACATTTTAAGAGTAGAGGTATAAGGTTTAATAGAATGATTTGGGTCTTAGCTTGgaattttttggggtgttacaaaaacTTAGTTCCTTGTAGACTTATACAACGGATTGGGGTATGATAATTAGGAGAGTACTTAGCTTAGCTTgctcttttgtatttttgttttatcCTCTAGAATGACATGGTGTGTACAAGGGTTATTGTGGGTGTACTAGTGATTTAGCATCTACTTATGGAGTATGAGTAGGAGTGGGTCCCTGGAAAGTCTAAGGTGGTCTTGTGCCTTTCCTTTAACCAGAGTTGTGATGGAAAAGGTATATTGGAGTCATTATATTATGTTTTCTATTGTTAGAGCATGTTTAGCTTATTATTGCTCCTGTTTTGAGGCTCCTGGTGCATCTCTTTTAGCCGGGTTCAGTCCCCTCTTGTATCATCCCTTTGGTCGGTCTAAATCCTATCTGTGTGATtatgttccctttgatccaattcaaataatgacaaaaaggTCCTATCTTATATTTCCCTTTAACGCGATTTATGTTCTGACTAGGTGACTCTATTATAAGTCCATTCGATCCAAGTTCTGATAGAGAGGTCCTATCTTACATTTCCCTTGGATCCGATTCAAGTTCTAACTAGGAGTTTTAATTTTGATCTACCATTTGACATCATTCAAGTTCTAACTGAgtgattttgttttattatttgattCCTTTTCCACAATTGTAGTTTGGGAGAGGTTGTGGAAGTTCTTGTCCTATTCTCAAATTCTCTTATTAATTTCTAGCTATTATGTGTACTTTACGAGATTATGGGGGTCTGTCCAGGTTTTTCTTAAGCTTGCGCACTAGTGTACCTTCTAGGCTTATGGGCATCTAGTTAAGTTTAACTAGTTGTACTTATTTCTTATCAATTTAGAGTACACTCTTGTGCCTTCCTTTTTGTTTCCCATTGTTTGACCTCTGTGTCTGTTTAATATTTgcattttatatttagtttacTTCTATTAAACAGTCgacctatgatgcctactaaGTACATGCTGTTTGGGTACTCATAGTACCCTTTagatctattttgtgatgcaggtgtGAACACCAGTTACCAATGTTTATATCGAGAATAAAGTTGCTAGATCCAAAGGAAAGGGTAGGCACATGACGCTTTGGAATTTACTTGTGTCCATTTGTATTTTGTTGGCTAGCCTTTCGATTTTGGGACAAGTCGTTGTATTTTGGGTCCTTTTTTGGGACTTCTACTCTTTTGTTTAGCATTTCTATACCTGTGACTTCTACGTTCTGGGAGGGATCCTcttattgtatttatattttggcTTACTTCCGCTTTATCTtctatttctatatttaattttttgcttTCCCATTGTTTCTATCCTTCTACCCATTACTTGTCGTTCTATGTTACAGGTTACcgtacctactggtgggttatttAAAAcgtttctttaaaataataacattttttttctattaacacattattttgattagttttgtttttacaattcTGGAATATTGATTAACCTCAAAactaatttagaaatttttttcattgaaagTCATGTAATAGGTTGGTGcgtatcatataataataaaatggcaattaagtaaaatttaatttttaaaatatttcaaagtcgTATAAATATTCTACTAAACAtaactttttccaaaattggAAAACATATTTATGTAATACTATAAGACATATATTTGCTATAAACTTATGACCATGTTTTGTGGATATtacttattcaaatttaaacaacactaattcttttccttataAAAAGATTGACCCAAAAAGCTTGGCTAGTATAAGATTGGATCCAAAAACTACATATAATTCAAGATGATACAcccttatttaaaattattccAAAATAGTTATTGttgacaataaaaaaattatctaagtCAAACTACTCCAAAAATTTCagaattcaattttttcatatatatatatatatatatatatatatatatatatatatatatgggtcAATCTTAGGCAAatacaagaacaagaacaagaaccAAAACAAAGTCATTCCTGAACAAACACATACATCCTCATATTCCTCCTCTTTAGCCATGCCTAGAAACAAAGTAATATTTGCTttgattgaaaataaaactGATAGAAAAATCTCATACAAGAAAAGACACATAGGGTTGTTGAAAAAGGCACAAGAACTCATGACTCTCTGTGAAGTTGAAATGGCTGTCAACATCTATAATCCTTATAGTGATGAACCTAAGGTGTTTCCCAATCATGGTGCTGCAATCAACACCtttctaaattttaaagaatTGGCAACGTCAGAGAGATCAAAAAATATGATGACAAGAGATGAATTCACCGAGAAAAGAATAAAGAAGTTGGAGAAAAACTTACTAAAGGGAAAAATGGAAAATAGGGTAAAGGAAATTACGAATGAGATGCATGAAGTGTTGAATAGAAAAACTATTTCCTTAGACATGAAGCCTTACGATCTCAAAGATCTAAGTTACGTGATCAAGAAGAACCTTGAACTGGTATGTGAAGCAATGAAAAAGAATGTTGGCAATGAGGGGTCTACATCCAATGTCCCTCAATCCACGCCTTCAACAACAATGACTTCTATGATGCCTTCATCAATTATAGATCCTCCATTATATGCTTCAGTGCCTTCTCCAATGACACCACAAATGAACCTTTCAGAGGAGATCCCCCCAATGGGTACATTAATTCAAATGAATAACTCCCAGAACTACTCTAGTGACATTCAAGAAAGTCCTTCATTGATTGAGTTACTAAATTGGAATAATGATGATGTCGTGACTTTGCTGGATG is part of the Solanum stenotomum isolate F172 chromosome 8, ASM1918654v1, whole genome shotgun sequence genome and encodes:
- the LOC125873730 gene encoding agamous-like MADS-box protein AGL80; this encodes MAVNIYNPYSDEPKVFPNHGAAINTFLNFKELATSERSKNMMTRDEFTEKRIKKLEKNLLKGKMENRVKEITNEMHEVLNRKTISLDMKPYDLKDLSYVIKKNLELVCEAMKKNVGNEGSTSNVPQSTPSTTMTSMMPSSIIDPPLYASVPSPMTPQMNLSEEIPPMGTLIQMNNSQNYSSDIQESPSLIELLNWNNDDVVTLLDDISLNNINEQDPNPTNII